The following coding sequences are from one Hippopotamus amphibius kiboko isolate mHipAmp2 chromosome 9, mHipAmp2.hap2, whole genome shotgun sequence window:
- the LOC130861375 gene encoding olfactory receptor 145-like translates to MDIGNSSLVTEFILVGLTKHLEIQLPLFFLFLGIYIVTVAGNLGLVTLIRLNSHLHTPMYYFLFNLSCIDLCYSSVITPKLLVNFVSNMNTISYSGCMTQLFFYCFFVNAECYVLTVMAYDHYVAICKPLLYKVTMSPQVSSLLAVIVYLGAFIAAWAHTGGMLRLMFCDANTINHYMCDILPLLELSCTSTHSNELVVLIVVGFDVGVPGLTIIVSYAFILSSILHIRSTEGRSKAFSTCSSHVIVVSVFFGSGAFMYLHPSSVLSMDQKKVSTVFYTIVIPMLNPLIYSFRNKEVKIALKKSLSRKIFS, encoded by the coding sequence ATGGATATTGGAAACAGCTCATTAGTCACTGAGTTTATCCTTGTGGGTTTAACTAAACATTTGGAGATTCAGCTgcccttgttctttctttttctgggaaTTTACATTGTCACTGTGGCAGGAAACCTGGGCTTGGTCACTCTAATTAGACTGAATTCTCACcttcacacacccatgtactACTTCCTCTTTAATTTATCCTGTATTGATCTCTGTTACTCTTCCGTCATCACCCCAAAACTGTTGGTAAACTTTGTGTCAAACATGAACACCATCTCCTATTCAGGATGTATGACTCAGCTCTTTTTCTATTGCTTCTTTGTTAATGCAGAGTGCTATGTGTTGACAGTGATGGCCTATGATcactatgtggccatctgcaagcccctGCTGTACAAGGTCACCATGTCCCCTCAGGTCTCTTCTCTGCTGGCTGTGATTGTATACTTAGGGGCATTTATTGCTGCCTGGGCACACACAGGAGGCATGCTGAGGTTGATGTTCTGTGATGCCAACACCATCAACCACTACATGTGTGACATCCTCCCCCTTCTGGAGCTCTCCTGCACCAGCACTCACAGCAATGAACTGGTAGTTCTCATTGTTGTGGGCTTTGATGTTGGTGTGCCTGGCCTCACTATCATTGTCTCCTATGCTTTCATCCTTTCCAGCATCCTCCATATCCGGTCCACTGAAGGGAGGTCCAAAGCCTTCAGCACTTGTAGCTCACATGTaattgttgtttctgttttctttgggtcTGGGGCATTCATGTATCTTCATCCTTCTTCTGTTCTGTCCATGGACCAGAAGAAAGTGTCCACCGTGTTCTATACCATTGTGATACCCATGCTTAACCCTCTGATCTACAGCTTCAGAAACAAGGAGGTTAAAATTGCCCTGAAAAAAAGCTtgagtagaaaaatattttcctga
- the LOC130861751 gene encoding olfactory receptor 8D1-like, whose translation MVAGNHSTISTFVLEGLTQQPELQLPLFLLFLGIYVVTVVVNLGLILLIAMSPLLHTPMYYFLSSLSFIDLCCSSVITPKMLVNFRGKQNTILYSECMAQLFFFVVFVVAEGYLLTGMAYDRYIAICSPLLYSVIMSFRVCSLLVLVAFILGFLSALAHAGAMMQLSFCKSHIISHYFCDVLPLLNLSCSNTHLNELLLFIIAGLNTLVPSLAVFISYAFIFYSILHIRSLASRSKAFSTCSSHLLAVGIFFGSITFMYFKPPSSNSLEQEKVSSVFYTTAIPMLNPLIYSLRNKDVKKALWKVLVKK comes from the coding sequence ATGGTTGCAGGAAATCATTCTACAATATCCACATTTGTCTTAGAGGGTttaacacagcagccagagctcCAGCTGCCTCTCTTTCTCCTGTTCTTGGGAATCTATgtggtgacagtggtggtgaACTTGGGCTTGATTCTCCTGATTGCAATGAGCCCTTTGCTTCACACCCCTATGTACTACTTCCTCAGCAGCTTGTcgttcattgatctttgctgttccTCTGTCATTACCCCCAAAATGCTGGTGAACTTCCGAGGGAAACAGAATACAATCCTCTATTCTGAGTGCATGGCGCAGCTGTTTTTCTTTGTGGTCTTTGTGGTGGCCGAGGGTTACCTACTGACTGGGATGGCATATGATCGTTACATTGCCATCTGTAGCCCACTGCTCTACAGTGTGATCATGTCCTTTAGGGTCTGCTCACTGCTTGTGCTGGTTGCCTTCATCCTGGGCTTTCTCTCTGCCTTGGCCCATGCAGGTGCCATGATGCAGCTGTCCTTCTGCAAGTCCCACATCATCAGCCATTACTTCTGTGATGTTCTTCCTCTCCTCAATCTGTCCTGTTCCAATACACACCTCAATGAGCTTCTGCTTTTTATCATTGCAGGATTGAACACCTTGGTGCCCTCCCTAGCTGTCTTCATTTCCTATGCCTTCATCTTCTACAGCATCCTTCACATCCGATCCTTGGCCAGCCGGTCCAAAGCTTTTAGCACTTGCAGCTCTCATCTCCTGGCTGTGGGGATCTTCTTCGGGTCTATCACATTCATGTATTTCAAGCCCCCTTCTAGTAACTCCCTGGAACAGGAGAAGGTATCCTCAGTGTTTTACACCACAGCGATTCCCATGCTGAACCCTTTAATATACAGTCTGAGaaacaaggatgtgaagaaagcaTTGTGGAAGGTTTTGGTGAAGAAATGA